The sequence gccaggaaattagtccctgcatctgtgaggatgtcggagggccaacctaccctggcaaaaatgtctgctagtgcctggcacacacttttagccctggtgttgcttagagctactgcttccggccatcgggtggcaaaatccatgaaagtcagtatgtactgctttcctctgggtgtctttttcggaaaaggacccagaatatccacagctactcgctgaaatggaacttcaatgatggggagtggctggagaggagctttgacctggtcttggggttttcccactctttggcacacctcacaagactggacataggtagaaacatccttgcccattccctcccagtggaatgacccccccaaacggtctttggtcctgttcaccccagtatggccactagggtgatcatgggctaagctcaagagcttggcccggtatttagttggaactaccaactgtctctgaggatgccagtcttcctggtgtcccccagaaagagtttccttgtataaaagtcctctttctacaacaaacctggatcgattagaagagctgagaggcggtgggttgctccgtgccgccgtccaagctctctggaggctttcatctgcttcctgttcggtctggaactgttcccttgatgctggagacatcagttcctcatgggattgtggacctaggcttggtccctctggaagcgatataggggatggagctgtttctgttgactgtgaaccgctctccgctggtgcactatgttgggattcaggctccggctgagcctcttgtgtagggttatcggctgctgccagttcaggttcggtggggccctctggtgttgaggttgcaagtattggattcagtgctgacacggggtctggtgttggttgttcggctggttccggttctgggactggttccgtctgggtctctgggactggatccactactgctgttgcagacattggcctggggtccaggtccatcacctctgactgggtcctgatagaagtttccggaacagagctaggcctcacggcttgtttagcctggttgcgggtgaccattcccaccctcttggcctgcttcacatgattggccaagtcttcccccaacagcatggggatgggataatcatcatagactgcaaaagtccacattcctgaccagcccttgtactggacaggcaacttggctgtaggcaaattgaaagagttggacttgaagggttgaatcgtcacttggatctctgggttgattaaattggggtccactaaggaagcatggatagctgacacttgtgctccggtgtccctccacgcggtgaccttcttcccacccacactcacagtttccctccgctccaagggtatctgggaggtatctgggcctgtggacctctggtgtgattccggtgcaatgaactgtaatctgttggggttcttggggcagttggcctttacatgccccagctcgttacacttaaaacatcgtccagctgacgggtcactggggcgaggagggttgctggagaacggggtggtgggacgataaggggtctggagggttctttgggaggtaggtggggctttgggtggcccccggtaatagggtgtggtctggggtggtcccttctggtctccgctccaactgcgaccagttttcttcttctctgccacctccacccatctggctccaatctctcctgcctcaattacagttttgggtttcccatctaggatgtatctttctatttcctcaggaacaccctctaagaattgttccatttgcattaggaagggcaaatttactggagattcaacacttgctcctgatatccaggcatcccaatgttttacaatgtggtaggcatgtcgggtaaatgacatgtctggtttccaccttagggctctgaacctccgacgagactgct is a genomic window of Lepidochelys kempii isolate rLepKem1 chromosome 1, rLepKem1.hap2, whole genome shotgun sequence containing:
- the GRTP1 gene encoding growth hormone-regulated TBC protein 1 isoform X3, with amino-acid sequence MAKSSARLQLELAKFQAEEKQREHERQIELMQLKKEQEREAEQHQEAAHKREMEARKHVEEEREKERKHVEEEKEKERKHVEEMERIKAQQNIPTNPSDPSPGTTSHPRKFPTYKAGDDTEAFLENFERACLGYNISTDQYMVELRPQLSGPLAEVAAEMPKEHMNKYELFKSKARVRMGITPEQSRRRFRALRWKPDMSFTRHAYHIVKHWDAWISGASVESPVNLPFLMQMEQFLEGVPEEIERYILDGKPKTVIEAGEIGARWVEVAEKKKTGRSWSGDQKGPPQTTPYYRGPPKAPPTSQRTLQTPYRPTTPFSSNPPRPSDPSAGRCFKCNELGHVKANCPKNPNRLQFIAPESHQRSTGPDTSQIPLERRETVSVGGKKVTAWRDTGAQVSAIHASLVDPNLINPEIQVTIQPFKSNSFNLPTAKLPVQYKGWSGMWTFAVYDDYPIPMLLGEDLANHVKQAKRVGMVTRNQAKQAVRPSSVPETSIRTQSEVMDLDPRPMSATAVVDPVPETQTEPVPEPEPAEQPTPDPVSALNPILATSTPEGPTEPELAAADNPTQEAQPEPESQHSAPAESGSQSTETAPSPISLPEGPSLGPQSHEELMSPASREQFQTEQEADESLQRAWTAARSNPPPLSSSNRSSLQPREETTLSGLKVSTTKGNVLVVWKR